The Vreelandella piezotolerans genomic interval GCATCATGCAGCGCTTGTTGACGGCTCGGCCACTGCCCTTTCGGGTACTGCTGCACCAGCCCCACCAAAGCGATGACCACAAAAAAACTTGCGCCCAACAAAAGCCCTGGTAACAGCCCTGCAATAAACATCTCTGCAATGGGCACCTGAGCCATGACCCCAAATAGCACGAACAGCATGGAGGGCGGGATGATCGGCGATAGCAGGCCCCCTGCGGCGGTGATCGCCGCGCTGTAGGGGGTATCGTAACCTTCCTGCTCCATTGCAGGCACCATGGCGCGAGACATGATGGCGATTTGTGACGCCGCCGAACCAATGATCGCCGCCATCATCATGTTGGCCACCAAGTTGATATAGGCCAAGCCGCCGCGAAAGCCTCCCACCAAAATGCGCGCCAGAGCAATCAATCGCTTGGTCAACCCGCCCTCGTTCATCAACTCCCCGGCCAGCATGAACAACGGAATCGCCAACAGCCCATAGCTTTCGATGGCGCTAAACAGCTGCTGCGGGTAGGAGTCGAATAGCACCGTATTGCCGGAGGCTTGGATATACCACATCGCCGTGAGCGCCAGTACCAACGCAATGGGCACGGCGCCCAGAAGCAGCAGCAGAAACACCACGACCGTCATACACGTCCCCTCATGGCCGTTAGCGATTGCACTAGATTCGACACGCCGTGCAGGCTCAGCGAGATTGCAAACCAAGGCACGATCAGCCATGCCCAAAATTTTTTAATGCCCAGGGTGGAGGTATTTTCCGCATAGATGAAATTGAACGTCTGGCCCTGGAACGCCCGTATATCGAAGCCGGTTTGAGCCAGCGTCAGCGGCTGATACCACCGCCAGCAGAGCCACACCAGCATCAGGGCAAACAGCAGCACCATCGTATCTACCGCGACGATGACCCACTTTCTTCCTGCAGACGGCAGCAGGTCGCTCACGAGTGTCACCGCGATGCCGTGGCGACGTTTCAGCACCGCCCCAGCAATCAAGAAGGTCATCCAGATCATGGCGTAGATCGCCAGTTCACTGACCCAGTAAAGTGGGCTGCCCAGCGCGCGAAAGGCGATATTCGTGAGGATCAAACACGTCACCGCCGCTGCCAAGGCAGCGGCGGTGATCTCTTCACAACGGGCAAGCCCGTTGGACAGGCGTTGCAGCATGATGATTATTAGCCTTTATTGACACTACTCGTCGCGCAAGCGATCCGCTTCCGCACGCAGGGTTTCCAGCATGGGCGCTTTGGGTGCCCAGATACGCTCCCACTCGGCAATCGCCTCAGAGAAAAACTCAGCGTCGGCTTCGACGATATTGATGTCCAACCCGCGAATCTCCTCTTCCTGAGCGGCGTCCATCTCTTCGAACCCCGTCAGCACGTTCTCCAGATGTTCGGCCATGGCGGTATCGATCAGCTCGCGATCCTCTTCAGAGAGCTCGCGCCAAACGCGCCCAGACACCACCCCCACCATGGGGAACATCATATGATTGGAGA includes:
- a CDS encoding TRAP transporter small permease: MLQRLSNGLARCEEITAAALAAAVTCLILTNIAFRALGSPLYWVSELAIYAMIWMTFLIAGAVLKRRHGIAVTLVSDLLPSAGRKWVIVAVDTMVLLFALMLVWLCWRWYQPLTLAQTGFDIRAFQGQTFNFIYAENTSTLGIKKFWAWLIVPWFAISLSLHGVSNLVQSLTAMRGRV